The following DNA comes from Picosynechococcus sp. PCC 7003.
GTGGCACCTATGGCCTTGTGGTTGGTCACGTTGCCCCGGAAGCATTCGTGGGTGGCAATATTGCCCTCGTGGAAGAAGGGGACAGCATCACCATCGATGCCCACGAAAAACTACTGCAAATCAATGTTCCTGATGAGGAACTGGCGAAACGTCGCGCCGCTTGGAAACCTCGTGAACCCCGTTATAAGCGTGGTGTCCTTGGGAAGTATGCCAAGATTGTTTCCACCAGCAGTAAAGGTGCAGTAACCGATATCGATCTGTTCTAAAGTCATTGATTTTCGATTTATGGTGGGGCGCGTCATCAAGCGGTGGCGTGCCTTTTTTGTAACTGGTTTTTTAGAGTGCTATTTGACGACTGGCCACATAACCAATATTCAAATACGTATATACAATGTAGAAACATTGTATATACGTATTTCGACAGGCTTTGCTATGATCACAACAACCGCAAAGTGGGGCAATAGCCTTGCCATCCGGATTCCTAAAAATTTAGCCGAGGAGCTTGCTCTCACTGAAAAATCAACTGTCGATTTAAGGGTGATTGAAGGAAAAATTGTGATCACGCCACAAACCGCTCCCAGCTATTCCCTAGAGGAACTTCTAGAAGCGATTACACCGGACAATCTCCACGGAGAAATTGACAGCGGCCTCGCCACAGGAAATGAAGTGTGGTGAAACATCATCAAGTTTATATTCCCCGTCGCGGAGATCTTATTTTTCTAGATTTCAACCCGACTAAAGGCCATGAGCAAAGTGGCCACCGACCTGCTTTCGTCATCTCGCCCCAAACCTATAACGCCAAAACTTCGCTGGCATTGCTGATCCCGATCACAAAACAGCGGAAAGGCTATCCTTTTGAAGTGCCACTGTCGCCCAATTTACAAATCCAAGGTGTGATTTTAGTTGATCAAATCAAATGTTTAGATTGGCAAGTCCGGCAAGTCCGGTTTGTGGAAACAGCTCCCCAAAATATTGTTGAAGAAGTTCAAGCAAAGCTAAAGCCATTAATTTTTTAGCCAAAAAGACCGGGTAAATTTAGGAAAAATAATTTTATTATATGGCCAGCATCAAACCACTTCCCAATGATGTGATTCAACTCATCGCGGCCGGTGAAGTGATTGATTCCCTAGCGGCGGTGGTGCGAGAGTTGGCAGAAAATGCCATTGATGCGGGAGCGACACGCATTAACATCGATATTCAGCCCCAACGTTGGCAAATTCGGGTAGTAGATAACGGGCAAGGAATGGATCTGGAAGATTTACAGCAATGTGCCCTGCCCCACCGGACGAGCAAAATTGGCGATCGCCAAGATTTAGCCCACATCAAAAGTCTTGGATTTCGGGGGGAAGCACTCCATAGTATTGCCCAGGTGGCGAAGCTTACTATCGCCAGTTGTCAGCCAAATCAACACGGTTATCAACTCGCGGCCCACCAAGATACCGTTTCCGATCCGGTGCTTCAGCCCATGGCTGTGGGAACGATGGTGACGGTGACAGATATTTTTCAGAATTTTCCGGTGCGGCGTCATGCGCTACCGGCGATCGCCCAGCAATTAAAGACCGCCCAGCAAATTATTTACCATTTAGCCCTATGTCACCCGCAAATTACCTGGCAAGTAACCCAAAATAATCAACCTTGGTTTGCCATTGGTGCGGGTAAAAATGCCCAGGATATTCTGCCGCAACTGCTCAAATCGATTAACATTCAAGACTTAATTTATCAGTACTATCAAGCCTCAAAATTCTTAGAAGAATATCAGCCTAGTTTTTCCCAGAGTCGTTTGGAATTAGTGCTCGGTTTACCAGACCGTTGCCACCGCCACCAAGCTGACTGGTTAAAGCTCGGTATCAACGGACGAATCGTCAGATTTCCCGCTTTAGAACAGGCGATTACAAAAGCCTTTGTTCGCACCTTGCCCCGCGATCGCCATCCCGTTTGTTTTGTTCATCTCCACGTGCCACCGGAACAGATCGACTGGAATCGTCATCCTGCTAAAAGTGAAATTTATCTGCAAAGTCAAGCCCTCTGGCAAGAGATTATTCCCCAGGCGATCGCCAAAAGTTTAAGTTTTAGTGAGGCGAGTTTGCCACGTGTCGAAAATCAGCGGGTTTTAAATCTCATTCAAGCAGCAGAGAAATCGGAAAATTATTCACTCAAATCATCAGAAAATCAAGCCGATATCGTCCCCAAAAATCCGCTTCAAAAATCCTTAACAGTCATTGGTCAAGCGCGGAATACCTATATTTTAGTGGAGCATCCCGAGGGAATTTGGCTCGTAGAACAGCACATTGCCGATGAGCGCGCCATCTATGAAGATTTACACAAAAATTGGCAATTGATTTCTCTGCCCCAACCGATACTTTTAAATGATTTATCTCCTAAACAAATTGAGCAATTGACAGAGAATATTAGCCTTGAGCTAGAAGCTTTTGGGGAAAATATTTGGCGGGTGAATACCATTCCGAGAGCTTTGCAAGATAATACTGACTTAGAAGCGGCTTTACTAGAACTCAGCCTAGGGGGAGATCTGGAGGCTGCCCAAGTGGCGATCGCCTGCCGAACGGCTGTCCGTAATGGCACACCGCTAGATTTTTTAGCCATGCAAACAATCATTGATCGCTGGCAACGGTGTCAAAACCCAAGCACCTGTCCCCACGGACGCCCCATTTACCTCGCCCTAGAAGAAACTTCTCTATATCGGTTTTTCCGACGCCATTGGGTTTTGGGCAAAAGCCACGGCATTACCGAAAAATGAGTATTTTAAAAGTTGATTGACTCTTTACCTTTACCCCAAAAACGATGCTTGAGCTTGACCAGATTTTTGTCACTGCCGCCCAAATGCAGCACCTCGAAACAGAAATTTTCAACCAGGGAATGCCAGTGCCAGCCCTCATGGAAAAGGCAGCGGGCCTAATTGCCCAATATATTCAAAATCATTATCCTCTAAAAGATTATCGAAAAATCAGCATTTTAGTAGGGCCTGGTCACAATGGTGGTGATGCTCTGGTTGTTGCCCGGGAATTATATTTTGCTGGTTATGAACTATGCTTATTTCGCCCTTTAGAAAAACTGAAATCCTTGACCCAAAGCCATTGGGATTATGCACAATTTTTAGGAATTTCCCACACAAAAGATCTTGATTTATTTTTAGAAAGTCATTTAATTATTGATGGTTTGTTTGGTTTTGGTCTAACGCGACCGATCACGAGGAATTTAGGATTATTAATTGATGAACTGAATGAATCGGGCCGCCCCATTGTCAGCATTGATTTGCCTGCGGGACTCCATACCGATACTGGAGAAGTGCTTGGTACGGCGATTCAAGCGACAGAAAGTCTCTGTTTAGGTCTTTGGAAGCGAGCCTACGGGCAGGATGCTGCCACACCTTTTTTGGGCAAAGTTAACCGTCTTGATTTTGGGATTCCTTCCCATGTAATTGCAGAAGCCTTATCGGCTAAAAATACGATTCAAGGCATTCCCCAGGGTCTATTGCAACGTCTATTACCCTTGGGGCGATCGCCTTTGACCCACAAATACAAACAAGGCCATTTATTGCTGATCGGTGGCTCCCAAACGTACCTGGGGAGTGTGCTGCTGGCGGCTTTAGGAGCGCGGGCAACGGGTATTGGCATGCTCACCATTGCGGTGCCAGAATCCTTGAAATTGTTAGTGGTGGCCCAACTGCCGGAGGCTTTGGTCCTTGGTTGCCCAGAGGATGAAACGGGGGCGATCGCCCAACTGCCGAGCCTCGATTTTTCCCGGTATCAAGCGGTGGCCTGTGGTTGCGGTTTGACCCTGGCGGGGGCGACCAATTTAATGCC
Coding sequences within:
- a CDS encoding AbrB/MazE/SpoVT family DNA-binding domain-containing protein, which codes for MITTTAKWGNSLAIRIPKNLAEELALTEKSTVDLRVIEGKIVITPQTAPSYSLEELLEAITPDNLHGEIDSGLATGNEVW
- the mazF gene encoding endoribonuclease MazF yields the protein MVKHHQVYIPRRGDLIFLDFNPTKGHEQSGHRPAFVISPQTYNAKTSLALLIPITKQRKGYPFEVPLSPNLQIQGVILVDQIKCLDWQVRQVRFVETAPQNIVEEVQAKLKPLIF
- the mutL gene encoding DNA mismatch repair endonuclease MutL, with product MASIKPLPNDVIQLIAAGEVIDSLAAVVRELAENAIDAGATRINIDIQPQRWQIRVVDNGQGMDLEDLQQCALPHRTSKIGDRQDLAHIKSLGFRGEALHSIAQVAKLTIASCQPNQHGYQLAAHQDTVSDPVLQPMAVGTMVTVTDIFQNFPVRRHALPAIAQQLKTAQQIIYHLALCHPQITWQVTQNNQPWFAIGAGKNAQDILPQLLKSINIQDLIYQYYQASKFLEEYQPSFSQSRLELVLGLPDRCHRHQADWLKLGINGRIVRFPALEQAITKAFVRTLPRDRHPVCFVHLHVPPEQIDWNRHPAKSEIYLQSQALWQEIIPQAIAKSLSFSEASLPRVENQRVLNLIQAAEKSENYSLKSSENQADIVPKNPLQKSLTVIGQARNTYILVEHPEGIWLVEQHIADERAIYEDLHKNWQLISLPQPILLNDLSPKQIEQLTENISLELEAFGENIWRVNTIPRALQDNTDLEAALLELSLGGDLEAAQVAIACRTAVRNGTPLDFLAMQTIIDRWQRCQNPSTCPHGRPIYLALEETSLYRFFRRHWVLGKSHGITEK
- a CDS encoding bifunctional ADP-dependent NAD(P)H-hydrate dehydratase/NAD(P)H-hydrate epimerase; translated protein: MLELDQIFVTAAQMQHLETEIFNQGMPVPALMEKAAGLIAQYIQNHYPLKDYRKISILVGPGHNGGDALVVARELYFAGYELCLFRPLEKLKSLTQSHWDYAQFLGISHTKDLDLFLESHLIIDGLFGFGLTRPITRNLGLLIDELNESGRPIVSIDLPAGLHTDTGEVLGTAIQATESLCLGLWKRAYGQDAATPFLGKVNRLDFGIPSHVIAEALSAKNTIQGIPQGLLQRLLPLGRSPLTHKYKQGHLLLIGGSQTYLGSVLLAALGARATGIGMLTIAVPESLKLLVVAQLPEALVLGCPEDETGAIAQLPSLDFSRYQAVACGCGLTLAGATNLMPDLMPREVPLVLDADALNWLAEEDLEVLQNRHFPTILTPHLGEFKRLFADQIPITADRFQMTQMAAQLTGAIALLKGAKTVIARPDGVTHCVTESTPALARGGSGDVLLGLIGGLLAQHPEAPLEIAAIAAWWHAQAGILAAQAKTVAGVDGVTLAEFLIKVLQQWPTKSA